A DNA window from Impatiens glandulifera chromosome 7, dImpGla2.1, whole genome shotgun sequence contains the following coding sequences:
- the LOC124910575 gene encoding FCS-Like Zinc finger 2-like yields the protein MDSSRRRSCFNEEDDDGLAFIAGMELQAGGKAHYGLQRRGSFRNLSISPSSYSSSSMRFGRFQEEEQNHPHFLEACFLCEKSLGGNKDIFMYRGDIPFCSDDCRQEQMEIEELKEKKSWNNNNGSLRMIRKGNTTNSTSPNKSRPGSGGEYPFHHKGAVAA from the exons ATGGATTCTAGCCGGCGGCGGTCATGCTTCAACGAGGAAGACGACGATGGACTCGCTTTTATTGCAGGTATGGAGCTGCAGGCCGGTGGAAAAGCTCACTATGGCTTACAGAGGAGAGGTAGCTTCAGAAACCTCTCTATATCACCATCATCATACTCTTCTTCTTCGATGAGATTTGGTAGATTCCAAGAGGAGGAGCAAAACCATCCTCATTTCTTAGAAGCTTGTTTCCTTTGCGAAAAGTCACTCGGGGGCAACAAGGACATTTTCATGTACAG GGGAGACATCCCATTTTGCAGCGATGATTGCAGGCAAGAACAAATGGAGATAGAGGAATTGAAAGAGAAGAAGAGTtggaataataataatggatCTTTGAGGATGATCAGAAAAGGAAACACAACAAATTCAACATCTCCAAACAAATCTAGGCCAGGATCAGGAGGAGAATACCCTTTCCACCATAAAGGGGCTGTAGCAGcataa